The sequence TGGACCATAGACTATGGTTTTCAATGGTTAGTATTATGGGTTATCGTTAGTATTTAGTAACCCCTAGCTCTTCAGATTGTTGAACACAGCATCCTACAGTAAGGTACGTGAATGCACGTCTGTAGTATAGTCTGTCTAGTGGTCTACCTTTTGCAAGTAATTTTGAGCCTGAGGGTAAGGCCGATCTGCCGAGGTACGATCACTGAATTTTCTAAATTTGTACACACAGCATTCAGGGTGAGTCTGCCGCACCCCCCCGAACCTCGCAGACATTTTACTTCTATagtgtttttaaataaaatctcAGATTGAAATAAGATGCATCAGTGTGGATTatcatctttttgtttccagGCGTTCATTTTTCAAGTGTCATTTTCCCAGTTGTTTGGCACCGTACTTGGTAATTTTAACTAAAGTGGTATTGTGCTGAAAGTCTTTTTAATGTATAGGATTGTTTGCAACACACATATAGGTGGTGGTAGTCAGCTTTGCCTGTCACCAAACAATTTTCATTCACCTTCAGAGTGTGGCCCTTTAGGTATTCAATCTCCATCTGAGGTGTCAGAGTCTGTTCCAGCAAAAGTGACAGAGGAAAATTATTGGTGGAATGCCACAAACGTGAAGCTTGAATTTAATATGGAGAATATTGTGGCCAACCTATTAATTATTCCACAgcagtttttcttgttgtttaaatATATGTATTCCATCATGAGTTTCACCATTTGCAGTGTTTATGATGTATTGCACTACTGTGCTATTATGCCTGCCAGCTACCTTCAGAGTATTTTATTTAAGCAACTTGCAGTATTGGTTCTTCCGTGTTTTTATGGCTTATCAATGGTGCTTTTCTCTTGGCTGCTTGTTTATTATGATAGCACAATCCCTGGAGTTTTCCCTCCTACTCCTGTTTCACCGAAAAAGCACAGGTAAATTAATCGACAGTATGAACGTCAAAAACAGTTACGATTCTAAAAGCCAACTTCATGTTTAGGTTGCAATCTGGCCATACCTTTCATCTCGGGTATTTACTTGGTCTCATCAATGGTATCATTGTTTTTGGCATAACATTGTGGCAAGAAATAATGCATTGACAGCATAGCTCTATAACAACATCGTCCCATATATCGTGTACCACTAGTCTCGGAACGTTTTGCACTATTAGTTATTTTTCCTCGAAACTGTGTTCCTTCGCCATTAAGCTCGATTCCTAACGCCATAGCATTTAGTGCTGCTGTTTAACTACTAAGTGAAAATGGAAATACCAGCCTCTTTTCCCTGTATGCAACCTTAATGAGTGAGCTTCCGCTGCGACAGCTCATCTTCGCGTTATTTCCTATAATTGAAAAAGATGCCATGAataatgcaaatttaaaatacatATTTATCTTGGATTTGAAGTAGGATGTATTTCATGGACATGGGATTCAGTAGCGACCTGGTTAACAAGTAATTAATGGAGTGTTACTGTTACACTACGGTAAAAAGGCAGAAAGAAAACTGGTAGCTCAATCATCGTTTAGTTCTTTGAACCTCATCATTGCCAATTTCTTGACGCTTTGGCGATAATCATCTCCTGCAACCGCGTAAGTTTTCATACCTAAACCAGCTTGGGCACTGCGACGGTCGGCCTGCGAATAGAAAACTCGAATTAAAATAGCCGATTATTACTACGTCACACTTGTGATAACCTCTATGATGGTGGTTCTTCCTTGATTTGATTTGCCTAGGCCTTGTCCTTCCTGCCAGCCCATTTTTTGCAACAGTTTATTGCCAACATTGTTACTGGTTAGCGAGGCTCCACTCTGCGATGGACGCTCGTAGTCGGATGGAACCGATTCTGTCCGGGATCTCGAGACCGACTCCTTATGACGGATAAATGGTCATTTAAGTTAGCAGAGCGCAGGAAAAAACGTGTAGATGGGTTTTCAAATATAGCGGCTGTGTTAACAAACTTGTTTCTTGCGTTGGTTGTTGGGTTCACTGTCGCCATGCTTCTTCCTTCTCTCTTTAGCCCGGTCACGATAGGCAACTGGAGTGTTCTGTTTTTTCCAAGCTTCAAGATTCTGTCGGTGCAAATCCGACAACTGTTGGTGTTTGACCAAAGTTTCTCGGTTGGAAAACTGCCTCTTGCACAAAAGACAAGCGAGTTTGCTCCAATCAATCAAACTCTCTAAGAGTTctgcagttttcttttcatcgtgACCATCACTATCGCTATCACTGCCGTATGCTACAAGAGCTGACGCTCCTAATGGTTTCTTTTCAGCCAATTGTTTTCTCTGCAGCACTTGAAGTACTTCATTCAGACTCGACTTGTCCGTTGTTGATGCTGGTTCAGGTTCTTTTCGTCGTTCTGGTTCTGGTTCGAAAGCCGGAGCTGGAACTGCCACTTTCGTTGACTCCTTTCGCTGGTTAAGAGTTTTAGCCCATTTCTCCATATCTTTGGCTATCTTTTTTGCAACGGTAACCTTTTAAAAATCATGATTGAAAGTTAACTCAAGTGAATAGCACGATGAATATTCTATTATTACTTTGTCCtgcttttccgttttttccttcttttcctcttGGGTATTATTTAACGTTCCCATTTTGTTCTCATCCGCCGAAACGggaacaaaacaatttttatcgTTGTCCCAATAACAGAATTGTTGTGTTTGCGGATTGTAAAAGTATTGGGTTTTAGAATCATAGTACAAATTGGAAGCCGTGTCATAATAGTAACCAGATTTTTCATCGTAAACGTATTTGCTTAAATCTGGCGCTAAACTCTTCTGCGATTTATCCGAACTAGATTGCAATTGATTCGTGTAGTATTGCGTATAGTACCTAGTagagaatgagaaagaaaaataaggtcaaaaaattattcaaaatttttccaatCCATATATGCTGCAAAACGTACTGTAAATAAGAGGCGTGCTCTTCTGCTGTTTTTGCGTAAAGGGAAGCCGAGTATTCCGCCAATCGCGGAATTTCTGAGGCAGTGAAGTTTACTTCACCATTGCTGCTAGGCGTAGCGACCTGTGAGCCATTGTTCGCATTGCTTACAGACCATTGCGCCGCTGCGACAGCAGTTACACCTGCCGGTGCTAAAGAATTAGTGGCATTAGACACCGAGGCGACTGGCAAAGATGTATTTCCTTGTTTGCAGTATGACACCATGACTGACGAATAAATAGTTAGATTACAATTTGCAATGTACTAATATGCCATAAATGCTACCTTCTCGACCATCGATTTCGAGGCGTCCGACATCCGATAAACCAGCAAACAGACGCATAGCATCGTTGGTGTTGTTCATTTCAAGGTAGCAAACTCCCCGTGAAATGTTATTCAATGGATCACGACCGATACGAACCGACTTTATGGGTAATGTGGCGACTCCTGGGACACTTTGTAAAATACTTAAAACGCGATCTTCGTTCGTTAACACATCCATGTTGCGTAACAAGACGGCTACCAAATATAAAAGTTTAAGTTAACATCCACGTAACGGAATAGTACTTTTCCTTACTGCTTGTGGGAAAATGAGAGATTTCTCTCTGGACATCATTCATTAATTCAGACTCACTGCGTGGTGATTGACATTTGAAGCATACTTCACGGCGCTTGAAATTGTGTTCGCCACACTGCAACAGAAAAAGTAGTACAATCAGTGGAACGAAAATTAAGGTAATGGATAGATGAACAATTACATGAATACAAAACCAATCTTGAGCCGCCTTGGCAGCCTTATCGTTGAAAGAATCTTTTGAGATGCTGTATTGAAGAGTAGCTTGAAACTGGTTTTCCAACACAAGACATCCctgcaaaaacaaataaatacagCAAATTAGTTGGATCATAAAAAACACTAGAAGCCCCCATTTGAACTTGGTCACGAATATTGAGTAATATTTGGTTCTAGCAGATGACATCCCACGGGACTGCTGGAGCAGCCAACCGTGAACTTGTCCCCACAAACGCGGTTAGCGCTTTGTCGTGAAGTGGGGGGTTGATGCTACCTGATTGACTTCCATCCAACGTTCAGCTTCGGGAAGACGATTAAACTCAACGAACGCGAATCCACGTGAAGTACCTAAAAGTTGGGCAACAGCACCCAGAAATATCCAATAACAAGTGCTCTATTATTGC comes from Daphnia carinata strain CSIRO-1 chromosome 2, CSIRO_AGI_Dcar_HiC_V3, whole genome shotgun sequence and encodes:
- the LOC130686578 gene encoding ADP-ribosylation factor-like protein 6-interacting protein 6 isoform X3, translating into MHQCGLSSFCFQAFIFQVSFSQLFGTVLGGGSQLCLSPNNFHSPSECGPLGIQSPSEVSESVPAKVTEENYWWNATNVKLEFNMENIVANLLIIPQQFFLLFKYMYSIMSFTICSVYDVLHYCAIMPASYLQSILFKQLAVLVLPCFYGLSMVLFSWLLVYYDSTIPGVFPPTPVSPKKHRLQSGHTFHLGYLLGLINGIIVFGITLWQEIMH
- the LOC130686583 gene encoding RNA-binding protein 5-like, translated to MAHSNNYTGQHSFGYWMNHEGSIVQEDGEISPPGEHYSINTESRRESEKEWERNRDRNRDRIKRRSRSRSKSTERRRRRERNKKRDWSSDSGSSRSRSRSRADRRRSRSRDRSKRDRDRSSYDDHREREYERTDNWRAVAPNSTIMVSNLPLHIAETEIRANIMMYGLVAKDIRLIRRKDTGTSRGFAFVEFNRLPEAERWMEVNQGCLVLENQFQATLQYSISKDSFNDKAAKAAQDWFCIHCGEHNFKRREVCFKCQSPRSESELMNDVQREISHFPTSTVLLRNMDVLTNEDRVLSILQSVPGVATLPIKSVRIGRDPLNNISRGVCYLEMNNTNDAMRLFAGLSDVGRLEIDGREVMVSYCKQGNTSLPVASVSNATNSLAPAGVTAVAAAQWSVSNANNGSQVATPSSNGEVNFTASEIPRLAEYSASLYAKTAEEHASYLQYYTQYYTNQLQSSSDKSQKSLAPDLSKYVYDEKSGYYYDTASNLYYDSKTQYFYNPQTQQFCYWDNDKNCFVPVSADENKMGTLNNTQEEKKEKTEKQDKVTVAKKIAKDMEKWAKTLNQRKESTKVAVPAPAFEPEPERRKEPEPASTTDKSSLNEVLQVLQRKQLAEKKPLGASALVAYGSDSDSDGHDEKKTAELLESLIDWSKLACLLCKRQFSNRETLVKHQQLSDLHRQNLEAWKKQNTPVAYRDRAKERRKKHGDSEPNNQRKKQESVSRSRTESVPSDYERPSQSGASLTSNNVGNKLLQKMGWQEGQGLGKSNQGRTTIIEADRRSAQAGLGMKTYAVAGDDYRQSVKKLAMMRFKELNDD
- the LOC130686578 gene encoding ADP-ribosylation factor-like protein 6-interacting protein 6 isoform X2, yielding MDHRLWFSMAFIFQVSFSQLFGTVLGGGSQLCLSPNNFHSPSECGPLGIQSPSEVSESVPAKVTEENYWWNATNVKLEFNMENIVANLLIIPQQFFLLFKYMYSIMSFTICSVYDVLHYCAIMPASYLQSILFKQLAVLVLPCFYGLSMVLFSWLLVYYDSTIPGVFPPTPVSPKKHRLQSGHTFHLGYLLGLINGIIVFGITLWQEIMH
- the LOC130686578 gene encoding uncharacterized protein LOC130686578 isoform X1 produces the protein MHVCSIVCLVVYLLQVILSLRVRPICRGTITEFSKFVHTAFRAFIFQVSFSQLFGTVLGGGSQLCLSPNNFHSPSECGPLGIQSPSEVSESVPAKVTEENYWWNATNVKLEFNMENIVANLLIIPQQFFLLFKYMYSIMSFTICSVYDVLHYCAIMPASYLQSILFKQLAVLVLPCFYGLSMVLFSWLLVYYDSTIPGVFPPTPVSPKKHRLQSGHTFHLGYLLGLINGIIVFGITLWQEIMH